The nucleotide window CGTGGCCGGCGGCCTTGGGCGGAGTGAACCCGGGGATCTCGGCCATCGGCAACGAGCGGATGGGTCGCCCGAAGGCCTCGGCCGCGGGCGACCACCCCGACCCCAGGATGACGGCCACATCGTGTGCAGCGGCATCGGTCTCGGCGGCGATCGTGGCCGCGGCGACGATGGCTGCGGCGTCTGCGTCGGCGGTGGGGTCCATGCGCCAACCCTAAACCGTTCCCCAGGCCGGACGGCCGTATGAACGCAGCGCGCCGACCGATCGGGTCGGCGGCGACGAGACCGGGGGCGATAAGGTCGGGACATGCCATTTCTGAACGATGCCGGGGACGTCGTCGAACTCCATCTCGGAACGCACGGGGAGGAGATCAGCGAGTCCAATCCGGAGAACCGCTTCCGGGTGGAATGGTTGGACGAGGTGGACCGGCTGCTGGACGAGATCGTGGCCGCCCCGTCACGTCCGCTGGTGATCACCGCCACCGGGAAGTTCTTCTCGAACGGACTGGACACCGACCACATCTTCGCCGCCCCCGATCAGCTGCCCGGGTATCTCGACCGCGTCCATGCCCTGTATGCGAAGGTGCTCACGCTGCCGGTGCCCACGGTCAGCGCGATCAACGGACACGCGTTCGGTGCCGGCGCCATGCTCGCGTTGTGCACCGACCACGTGCTGATGCGCACCGAACGCGGATTCTGGTCGCTGCCCGAGGCCGCCCTCACCATGCCCTTCACCCGGGGGATGGCCACGTTGCTGCGCACCCGCCTGACCGATCGCACCGCGACCGAGGCGATGTACACGAGTCGGCGATACGGCGCCGACGACGCGGTCGGCGCGGGGATCGTGGACGAGGCAGTGGACGCCGAGCACCTCACGGCACGGGCAGCCGAGCTCGCCGGCGCTCGCGCCGCAACCGTCGGTCCGAACCTCGCACTCATCAAACGCGGACTGCGCGCACCTCTGCTCGACGATCTCGCGCGTCCGACACCGCCCGGGGTCTTCTGATGTCGGCCGTGGGAGCGGGCTTCGCCGCGGCGGACGATCCGATCGACGCATGGCTCGCCGAGCACGGCACCGATCTCATCGCGTGGCGCCGCGAGATCCACGCGCACCCCGAGCTGTCCCGGCAGGAGGTACGCACCACCGAGCTGGTGATGAGCGAACTGACCGCCGCCGGACTCGACCCGCGCCGCCTCCCGTTGGGCACCGGCGTGGTGTGCGATCTGGGGCCCGTCGGTGAGCCCCGGATCGCACTGCGAGCGGACATGGATGCCCTGCCCGTCACCGAACACACCGGCCTGCCGTTCACCTCGGCTGTGGAGGGCGCATCGCATTCCTGCGGGCACGACGCGCACACGGCCATCCTGATCGGCGTGGCCAAACTCCTCGCCGCGGCCGAGCCGTTGCCCGTCGGCGTCCGGCTCATCTTCCAGGCCGCCGAAGAGGTCATGCCCGGCGGTGCCCTCGACGCCATCGACGCCGGGGTGACCGGCGGTCTCGGGCGCATCTTCGCGCTGCACTGCGATCCGCGCCTGCCCGTGGGCACGGTCGGTCTGCGGTCCGGCCCCCTGACCTCCGCGGCCGACCACATCGACCTGCAACTGCACTCCGCCGGCGGGCACACGTCGCGGCCGCATCTGACCGGAGATCTGATCTACGCGATGGGCACCGTGATCACCGGATTGCCCGGGGTGCTGTCACGACGCGTCGACCCGCGGTCGGGGACCGTGATGGTGTGGGGTGCCGCCAACGCCGGCAGCGCGGCCAACGCGATCCCGCAGGAAGGGCGCATGCGCGGGACGGTCCGCACCGGCGACCACGCCACCTGGGCCGAGCTCGAACCGCTCGTCCGCAGCGTCGTCGGCGAACTGCTCGCACCGCTCGGCGTCCGCTATGACCTCTCGTACTTCCGCGGGGTACCGCCGGTCGTCAACGACGAGATCGCGGTCGCGATGTTCGAGCGATCGGTCGCCGCGATCGGACCCAACGCCGTCGCGGACACACCGCAGTCGCCCGGTGGTGAGGACTTCTCCTGGTATCTCGAACACGTGCCGGGGGCGATGGCCCGCCTGGGCGTGTGGGACGGATTCGGGCCGCAGGTCGACCTGCATGCGCCGAACTTCGATCTCGACGAACGTGCCCTCGCGATCGGCGTCCGCGCACTCGCCGGGATCGTGCTGAACGCGACGAGCGCCGCAGGCTAGCGAGCCGAGGCTCGCCGGGGTGGCGTCGGTTATTCCGCGGGACCCGGGCCGGGCCCGACGTTCCGCGACTCGCGCAACCGCAGGTCCTGCACGTACTCCGCGGGTGCACCCGCGATCTCGGCCGCCTCGGCCATGACCCCGAGGTAGCGCGCCGACGGGAGCCCGCCCTCGAAGGCGTCGAGGACATACAGCCAGGCGAGGACCGGGCCGTCCGCGGTGTCGACGCGAGCCCGGATCTTGCGGTGGATGCCGAGTTCGGAACCCTCCCACCGATCGAGGAGGTCCTCGTCCTCGGTGGTGACGTCGTACAGCACCACGAACACCCGGGCGTCGGGGTCGTCGCGGTCCTCGGTGACCGTGGCCAGTGACCCCTCCCAGCCGATGTCGCCGCCACCGAAGGTCAGACGCCAGCCACGAAGCCATCCGGTGCCCGACATCGGCGAGTGCGGAGCGCGCTCGGCCATCTGGTCGGGATGCATGTTGGATCCGTAGGCGGCATAGATGGGCACGGATGGAGCCTAGATGGTCGTCGCCGAGTCCGGAAGGCGACACCGACGCCCGCCGCTCGGGTGTGACCCGGGCCGCACGGGAGCCGAGCCGCGCTTCGAGTGATGTACGGCACGCCGTCGGCGCCGGTGTGCGACCACGTTCACAACGTCACCCGCGCACGACTAGTTTGGTAGGCGGCGCGAACGGGGTCGACCCTCTCGCCCGACCGAGGTTGCATCACCCCCGCGACCTCCACCGACCCGTCGGACATCAGCCGGTCCGACCCGAGAAATCCAGCAGCGAGCAGTTCGTTCAGCTACAACACGCAGCCGGGCGCAGCATCCCCACGAAGGACGCCGCGACGAACCGGCATGGGAACAGGAGTGACAGTGACCAGGATCGTCATCATCGGCGGTGGACCTGCGGGTTACGAGGCGGCGCTCGCGGCGGCCGCCTACGGCGCCGACATCACGGTGATCGATTCGGACGGGATCGGCGGTGCCTGTGTGTTGTGGGACTGCGTGCCGTCCAAGACCTTCATCGCGTCCACCGGCATCCGCACCGAGGTCCGGCGCGCTGTCGACCTGGGTATCAACATCAAGACCGACGACACGTCGGTCACGCTCCCACAGATTCACCAACGGGTCCGCGATCTGGCATTCGCCCAGTCCGCGGACATCCGCTCCCGGCTGATCAGCGAAGGCGTCAAACTCGTCGCCGGTAGCGCGATGCTCGACGAGCGGCAGGTGGGCGTGTCGACCCACAGCGTCGTCGCGACCCTCGCCGACGGAACCACCGAACGCTACGACGGCGACGTGGTGTTGCTGGCGACGGGCGCCTCGCCCCGCGTCCTGCCCGATGCCCGCCCCGACGGCGAGCGCATCCTCACCTGGCGTCAGCTCTACGACCTAGAGCAACTCCCCGAACACCTCATCGTCATCGGTTCCGGCGTCACCGGCGCCGAGTTCGTCCACGCCTATACCGAACTGGGCGTCAAGGTGACGCTGGTGTCGAGCCGCGACCGTGTGCTCCCGCACGAGGACGAGGACGCCGCGCTGGTGCTCGAGGACGCGCTGGCCGAGCGCGGCGTCGAACTCGTGAAACACGCCCGAGCCGACAAGGTCGAGCGCCACGGTGACTCGGTCACCGCGCATCTGGCCGACGGCTCGACAGTCACCGGCAGTCACGTGCTGATGACCGTCGGTTCGGTCCCGAACACCACGGACCTGGGCCTCGATCGCGCCGGCGTGACCGTCGGCAAGGGTGGATACATCGAGGTCGACCGGGTGTCGCGTACGTCGGTCGCCGGTATCTATGCGGCCGGCGACTGCACCGGGCTGTTCCCGCTGGCATCGGTGGCGGCCATGCAGGGCCGCATCGCCATGTATCACGCACTCGGCGAGGGAGTGAGCCCGATCAAGCTGAAAACCGTTGCCTCCGCGATCTTCACCCGTCCGGAGATCGCGACGGTGGGGGTGTCGCAGAACGCGATCGACACCGGTGAGTACCCGGCCCGCACCGTGATGTTGCCCCTGGCCACCAACCCGCGCGCCAAGATGAGCGGTCTGCGCCGCGGCTTCGTGAAGATCTTCTGCCGGCCGGCCACGGGCGTGGTCATCGGCGGAGTCGTGGTGGCACCGAACGCCTCCGAGCTGATCCTGCCCATCGCCCTCGCGGTGCAGAACAAGCTCACCGTCGGCGACCTCGCCCAGACCTTCTCGGTGTACCCGTCGCTGACCGGGTCGATCACCGAGGCGGCGCGCCAGCTGGTCCGCCACGACGACCTGGACTGAGGCAGTGCCCGCCGCTGTGCACAGGCGGTGCCGGTGTTCACCGCGGCAGGCGATGCCACGGTAGGGTCGGACGAATTCGTTCGTCCCGGCCAGCGACCAAGGGGGTGTCGTGACCTCGCCGGAGAAGTCCTACAACACCTACGGCAGCCGCAACGAGCGCATGTTCGGTGGCGACCGCACACAGTGGGCGGGCATGAGCATCGACGAGATCCTCGGCGTCCTGAGCACCATGGAACCGGGACGCGCGCGCGGTGACGTCGAGACGATCCTGAAAGCGATCGAGTCCGTCCGGCGGGCAGCCGAACGGATGCAGGCGATGTTCGGCGACGGCATGCTCGGGGTGGCCTCCGACGCAGCACTGGAAGCCGGCCGGTCGCTGTCCGCCGATCTGACGGCGACGTCGGACACCGCGAGCCGGATCGGTGACGCGCTGACGAGCGCGACGGGAATCCTCGGGTCGGCCCGCGGTCAGGAGGGGCGGCTGCGCGAGTTGCAGCAGCACATCCGGGACAATCCCGAGGACGCGCCTTCGGTGCGGCATGAGGCCGATCGCACCATGACGGGTGCCTACTCGTCACCGATGATCGGACTGCAGCACTCCCTCCCGCACGACCCGACCGGCGCCAACGGAGTCACCGCAGGCCTCCCGGGCGCGGCAACGGGTGGTGGCCCCGGAACCGGGGGCACCGGGTCCGACGCCGCGCGGGGTCAGGCGGGTAACACCGTCGATGCCGGCGACTTCGGCCGCCCCGCACCGTCCGGCGCGCCGGCACCGGTCGGCGCCGTCGGCCCGCCTCCGGGTGGCGGAGGTCCGGGTCCGTCGTCGACGCCATCGGGGTCGGGAGGTCCGCCCTCGGGTCCCTCGGGCCGCGGCAGCACCGACGGGTCCGACGGCCTGCTGCGCGGAGGCCGGGCCACACCCGAGTCGACGACCCGGGGTGCGGCGACACCGGGATCGCACGCCGCGGGCGCCGACGGCACCGCGGAGTCCGGGTCCCGCGCCGGAGCGTCGGGGAGTGGTGCCGGAGCTGGAGCGGATGTCCCGGCCTCGACGGCCGTCCCCGCCTTCCTGTCGCCCGGGGCGATTGCTCCACCGCTGTCTGCCCTGCCGGCCACTCCGACGCCGGCGACCCCGACTGCCGGCACCCCGACACCGGCGTCTCCGGCCGGGCCGGTCGCCCAGCGCCCGGCGGGGATGCCGCCCGCCGGCGTACCAGGCGGTGGCAGGCGTCCCGGAGCCGACGACGACCGTCACCGGGCCGCGCCGTACCTCCACAACCGGGAACACGGTGCGGAGATCGTCGGCGACATGCCGCTCGTCGGTCCGCCCGTCATCGGCGACTGGATTCGGCAGACGTTCCCGGCAGTCGCCGATCCTCCGGCGGCCGATTCCCGGGAGACCTCGTCCCCGCGGTCCGCCCCGCCCGGCGACACCGATCCTGCGCGCGACAACGGCACTGCAGCGCAAACGCTTTCGGGCGACGACTTAACGTCCGCGGAGGGGCCGGTCCCGTCGAAACCGGAGCCGGCGTGATCGTCGAGAATGCCCATTCGCGACGGGTGGGGTCGTGCTGAGGCGGGTCGACCGGTTGCCCGGCGGCGTCGCCCGGCTGGTCGATGCGGTGCCCGACGAGGACCTTACCGCGTGTCTGCACCTGATCGTCGCCACCGTTATGGACGTGACGGCGGTGTCGACACCCGAGATCCGGGAGGTGATCGGTCACTGGCGCCGGCAGGGCGGTGCGACGACGGCCGGCGTCGCACGACTCCGGCTCGTCGCCGCCCAGCACGACTTCGACGCATTCGCGCACCAGCGTCGCGGCGACGTCGCCGCACAGCGCGACAGCTTCCGCCGTGCCCGTGCCGTCGACTGCGCCGTGGCCGCGATGTCGCCGTCGACCACCGGTGAGTCCCCACGCGACGCGCTCCGCGAATCGGCCTACGAGGCCGCCGCGGCACTCGGCGGAAGTGCCGGTGTCGTCGCCGTCCTCGCCGACCACGTGGTGTGAGGCGCGGCCGTCGGCCGCGGTTCGCGCCGGTTCAGGTCAGGCCGAAGCTGTGCTCGACCGCCCGGTTCCACCCCGCGTAGAGGCGGTCGCGTTCGGCTGCCTCCATCCCCGGCTCCCACCGCTTGTCCTCGGCCCAGTTGGCGCGGATCTCGTCCTCGCTCTCCCAGAAGCCCACCGCCAGGCCGGCCGCGTAGGCCGCCCCGAGCGCGGTCGTCTCGTTGACGACCGGGCGCACGACCGGGACATCCAGGATGTCGGCCTGGAACTGCATGAGCAGTTCGTTGACGACCATCCCGCCGTCGACCTTCAGTGTCGACAGTTCCACCCCGGAGTCGGCCTGCATCGCCTCGATGACCTCCCGGGTCTGAAAAGCGCTGGCCTCCAACGCTGCCCGCGCGATGTGACCTTTGTCGACGAAGCGGGTGAGACCCACGATGACGCCGCGGGCGTCGGGCCGCCAGCGCGGTGCGAAGAGTCCGGAGAACGCCGGCACGAAGTAGGCACCACCGTTGTCGTCGACCCCGGCGGCCAGTCCCTCGACGTCGGACGCCTGCGAGATCAGGCCGAGATTGTCGCGCAGCCACTGGATGAGCGAACCGGTCACCGCGATCGAACCCTCGAGTGCGTATCGCGCGGGCTGATCGCCGATCCGGTAGCAGACGGTGGTGAGCAGCCCGTGCTCGCTGAAGACGGGCTCGGTGCCGGTGTTGAGGAGCAGGAAGTTCCCGGTGCCATAGGTGTTCTTCGCCTCGCCGGGTTCCAGGCAGGCCTGGCCGAATGTCGCGGCCTGCTGGTCTCCGAGGATGCCCGACAGCGGTACGCCGGGGAGGGGGCCGTTGCCGCGGAGAGCGCCGAAATCGCCTGAGGAGCTCCTGATCTCGGGCAGCATGGCCATCGGGATGCCCATCTCGGCGCAGATCTCGGGGTCCCACTGCTGGGTCCGCAGATCCATGAGCATCGTGCGTGAGGCATTGGTGACGTCTGTGACGTGCCGGCCACCGTCCACGCCGCCGGTCATGTTCCATGCAATCCAGGAATCCATTGTGCCGAAACACAATTCCCCGTTCTCGGCGCGCTCGCGGAGGCCGTCGACGGAATCGAGGAGCCACCGGGCCTTCGGGCCGGCGAAGTAGGTCGACAGCGGCAGGCCGGTGCGATCGCGATAGCGGTCCATGCCGACGTCGCCGGCGAGTTCGGTGCACAGGTCGTCGGTCCGCGTGTCCTGCCAGACGATGGCGTTGTGCACCGGCTTGCCGGTGTCGCGCTCCCAGATCACGGTGGTCTCGCGCTGGTTGGTGAGGCCGCACGCGACGATGTCCTTGGCGGTCAGCTCGGCCGATGCGAGGGCAGCGGCCCCGACCCGGCGCGTGTTGCGCCAGATCTCGGCGGCATCGTGCTCCACCCAGCCCGCGCGCGGGAAGATCTGTTCGTGCTCGAGCTGTTCGACGCCGACGACGTGCCCTTTGTGGTCGAAGATCATCGCCCGGGTCGAGGTGGTGCCCTGGTCGATCGCCGCCACGTATTTGCCTGACCTACCCACGCCGGACAGTGTCGCACGCTGTCGGACCCACCGAGATCAATTAGGCTCGGCAACCATGAACACCGAGTTCAACCCGGACCGGCCGGCCGACATGGGGCCCCTCTACCGCGCCGAGGCGTGGCGGAGGTTCGGGGAGGAGCAGTTCGACGTCGTGGTCATCGGCGGAGGCGTGGTGGGCGTCGGCGCCGCACTCGACGCGGCCACCCGCGGCCTGCGGGTGGCGCTCGTGGAGGCGCGTGACATCGCCTCGGGTACCTCGAGCAGGTCGTCGAAGATGTTCCACGGTGGGCTCCGTTATCTCGAACAGCTCGAATTCGGGCTCGTCCGTGAGGCTCTGCGCGAACGTGAGTTGTCGCTGCGGTTCCTCGCGCCGCACCTGGTGAAGCCGCTGCCGTTCCTGTATCCGCTCACGCAACGTGTCTGGGAGCGGCCGTACGTCGGAGCCGGCATCTTCCTCTACGACCGGATGGGCGGCGCCAAGTCCGTTCCCGGACAACGTCACGTCACCCGGTCGGGCGCATTGCGCGCGGCGCCGGCCCTCAAGCGCAGCTCGCTGATCGGCGGAATCCGTTACTACGACACGGTCGTCGACGATGCTCGGCACAGCCTCACGGTGGCCCGCACGGCGGCCAACTACGGTGCGGTCATCCGGACGTCGACCCAGGTGACCGGCTTCCTGCGCGAATCCGACCGGGTGCTCGGAGTCCGGGTGCGCGACACCGAGAACGGCGACGTCACGGAGATCCGCGCGCACTGCGTGATCAACGCCGCGGGGGTGTGGACCGACGAGGTACAGGCGCTGTCCAAGCAGCGCGGGCACTTCAAGGTCCGGGCGTCCAAGGGTGTGCACATCGTGGTGCCGCGCGACCGCATCGTCAGCGAGACGGCGATCATCCTGCGCACCGCCAACTCGGTGCTGTTCGTCATCCCCTGGGAGACGCACTGGATCATCGGTACCACCGACACCGACTGGAACCTCGACCTCGCGCATCCGGCCGCCACCCGCGCCGACATCGACTACATCCTCGAACGCGTCAACGAGGTCCTGGTCACCAAGCTCACCCACGACGACATCGAAGGCGTGTATGCCGGCCTGCGGCCGTTGCTCGCCGGCGAGGACGACGAGACCTCGAAGCTGTCCCGCGAGCACGCGGTCGCGACCGTCGCGCCGGGACTCGTGTCGATCGCGGGCGGGAAGTACACCACCTACCGGGTGATGGCCGCCGATGCCGTCGATGCGTGCGACGACTTCATCCCCACCCGCGTCGCGCCGTCGATCACCGAACGCGTCCCGCTGCTCGGTGCGGACGGCTACTTCGCGCTCATCAATCAGTGTGAGCACCTCGGGCACCGATTCGGGTTGCACCCGTACCGGATTCGGCGTCTTCTCAACCGCTACGGGTCGCTTATCGACGACGTGCTCTACTACGCCGACGGCGACAAGAGCCTGCTGCAGCCGCTCGCCGCGGCGCCGCAGTATCTGCGTGTGGAGGTGGTCTACGCGGCGGTCGACGAGGCGGCGCTACATCTGGAGGACGTTCTCGCCCGGCGGACCCGCATCGCGATCGAGTACTCCCATCGCGGGGTCGACTGCGCCGACGAGGTCGCCGACCTGCTCGCGCCGCTGCTCGGGTGGACCACCGAGCAGCGTGACTTCGAGGTGGCGACCTACATCGCGCGTGTCGAAGCCGAGGTGGCCTCGCAACAGCAACCCGACGACGACTCCGCCGACGCCTTGCGCGCCGCGGCGCCCGAGGCCCGGGCCGAGATCCTGGAGCCGGTGCCCGTTCCGCGGTGACGGTGGGGGCCGAGTCGGGACGTTGGCCTCTGTCCCGCCGCCCGTTCGTGGAGCACGATCGGGGTGGGGGAGAAGGAGACGGTCATGGTCGACGAAGCGGTTCGGGTGCTCACCACCGACGAGGCCTGGGATCTGTTGGGAGCCGCCGAGCTCGGCCGGATCGCGTTGAGTGTCGACGGTCAGCCCGACATCTTCCCGGTCAATTTCCATGCGACGCCGGACCGCGTCCTGCTGCGGACCGGTGAAGGCACGAAATTGTCGGAGCTGGCGGTGAATTCGCGGGTGGCGTTCGAGGCCGACGGGTACACCGACAGTGACGGGTGGAGCGTCGTCGCCAAGGGGACGGCGCGCATCCTGGTGTCCCTGCAGGAGATCGAGGCCGCCGACCAGCTGCCGTTGCGGCCGTGGATCGCGACGATGAAGTACAACTACGTGGAGATCACGGTGGACTCGATCACCGCACGCCGCTTCGAGTTCGGGCCCGAGCCCGAGCGTTACCCGGTGTAGACCGCGGACGTCGATCCGACGATCCCGGCCATCAGATCTGACACCGGGGGCACCAGTAGATGGATCGTTCGCCGCCGGTGGATTCGAGTTCGCCGCGCTTCACCGGCGTGGCGCAGCGTCGGCACAGCCGACCCTGGCGTCCGTACACCCACATCCGGGCGTTGGGCGAGGTGTTACCCGTGGTGGTGCGTGCCGATCGCATCCGGTTGGCCCACAACAGGCGTCGGCTCAGGTCCACGACCGGCCCGAGGTCGACCTCGCGCACCGGTCGGGTCGGCAGGACCCGGCGGAGGAAGCAGATCTCGCTGCGAAAGACGTTGCCGATCCCGGCGATGAGGCGTTGGTCGAGCAACGCGGCACCGATGGTCTCATCCGGTTGCGAGGCTAGTCGCCGGATCGCCTCCTCGCGGTCGAAGTCGTCGGCGAGCAGGTCGGGACCGAGGTAGGCGAGCGCGGCGTCGGGGTCGGCGAGCAGTTCGAGCACACCCAGGTCGAAACCCACCGCCTCGTGGTCGGCGGTGCGCAGCACCGCGCGTGCCTGATAGGCCGGTCGCCGCCAGCGCTGCCCGCGAGGATGCACATGCCAGGCACCCTCCATCTTCAGGTGTGAGTGGATGCTCACGGTGTCACCGGTTCCGGGGCTGCTCTCGGCGATGTCGATGAGCAGGTGTTTGCCCACCGAGCGAACCGCCGACACCTCCCGGCCGGACAGATCGGCGGTCGCCAGTGACGGGATCCGGAAGTCCGTCGACTCGAGCACGCGGCCGGCGAGCCCGGCCCGCAGACGCGCCGCGGCGGCGAAGACGGTGTCGCCCTCAGGCATGGCCCCCCTCAGGCATGATCACCGAAGCGCAGGCGGATGCCGCGCGGTGTCGTCGAGAACCCGGCTTCGACGAGTACCTTGCCGAAGTCGGTGGCGCGCACGGGCTCGGAGTCGATGTGGTCGATCGTCAGGCGGGAGATCCGACCGCGCCGGACGAGCGCGACCAGCGCGCCGGCGGCCGACTCCAGCCGCGGGATCGAGTCGCTGAACGTGAGCAGCGTCTTGCCGCCGCGCTCGACGAAACTCACCAGTTCGCCGTCCACGAGCACCACCAGCGCTCCCGGTTTGCGGCCCGGGCGGTGGCCGGCGTCGGTGTCGCGGGACCGCGGCCACTCCAGCGCGGCCCCGAAGGGGTTGGCCGGATCCGTCGCGGCCAGCACCGTGGCCTCGCGGGGCGGTTTGCGATCGGGGAGCGCATGCCGCCGCAACTCGTCGACCGTGGCGGGCGAGGCGAACTGTGCTCCGCCGAGACCGTCGACGTAGTAGCCGCGGCGGACGTGTCCGTTGTCCTCGAAGACGGTGAGCGCCTTGTACACCCGCGCGAAGCCCCCCGTGACCTCCTCGGCGACGACGCTCCCGCGCGTGATCACGCCGTACCGGGTGAGCAACTGGTCGCACAGGCCCTGCGTGGCGATCGTCGGTTCGGTCGAGGGGTGGTCGAGAGCGAACCAGCGACCGCTCGCCGTCGGCGACACCGGTGGCGACGCGGAGTGCTCGGTCAGATACCGGGCCGACAGACGACCGGCGCGGAGCCGTGGTGCTCGCCCGCGTGCCCGATGAGCCGGGGCCGAGCGAGGTGCGGACGGGCTGCGCCGCGGCTGCAGGAGTGCCCGGACGGGCGCGAAGCTGTCGTTGCTGACCTGTCCGGCCCATACGAGGTCCCACAGCGCGCTCTCGATGTCGGCGGCCGGCGTGGCGGTGCCGGTGCTGATGTCGGCGGCGATCTGCGGGAATCGCAGCGCGCCACCGGGTTCGAGAGCGGCCGTGACCGCGTCGTGCACCGGGGTCGTGTCGATCTCGTCGGCGTCGGGCAGCGTGAGCACCGCGACGTCCGCCGGATGCAGGGCCACCCAGCCGTCGGAGTTCCCGATCCGACCGTGGCCGGACCAGATCACCTCGCCGGCGCTGAGCAGTTCGTCGAGCATGGGCGGTGCATAGTCGGAGATCCGGGCGGGCAGGACCAGTG belongs to Gordonia sp. KTR9 and includes:
- the glpK gene encoding glycerol kinase GlpK; this translates as MAAIDQGTTSTRAMIFDHKGHVVGVEQLEHEQIFPRAGWVEHDAAEIWRNTRRVGAAALASAELTAKDIVACGLTNQRETTVIWERDTGKPVHNAIVWQDTRTDDLCTELAGDVGMDRYRDRTGLPLSTYFAGPKARWLLDSVDGLRERAENGELCFGTMDSWIAWNMTGGVDGGRHVTDVTNASRTMLMDLRTQQWDPEICAEMGIPMAMLPEIRSSSGDFGALRGNGPLPGVPLSGILGDQQAATFGQACLEPGEAKNTYGTGNFLLLNTGTEPVFSEHGLLTTVCYRIGDQPARYALEGSIAVTGSLIQWLRDNLGLISQASDVEGLAAGVDDNGGAYFVPAFSGLFAPRWRPDARGVIVGLTRFVDKGHIARAALEASAFQTREVIEAMQADSGVELSTLKVDGGMVVNELLMQFQADILDVPVVRPVVNETTALGAAYAAGLAVGFWESEDEIRANWAEDKRWEPGMEAAERDRLYAGWNRAVEHSFGLT
- a CDS encoding gamma-glutamylcyclotransferase, which translates into the protein MPIYAAYGSNMHPDQMAERAPHSPMSGTGWLRGWRLTFGGGDIGWEGSLATVTEDRDDPDARVFVVLYDVTTEDEDLLDRWEGSELGIHRKIRARVDTADGPVLAWLYVLDAFEGGLPSARYLGVMAEAAEIAGAPAEYVQDLRLRESRNVGPGPGPAE
- a CDS encoding enoyl-CoA hydratase/isomerase family protein encodes the protein MPFLNDAGDVVELHLGTHGEEISESNPENRFRVEWLDEVDRLLDEIVAAPSRPLVITATGKFFSNGLDTDHIFAAPDQLPGYLDRVHALYAKVLTLPVPTVSAINGHAFGAGAMLALCTDHVLMRTERGFWSLPEAALTMPFTRGMATLLRTRLTDRTATEAMYTSRRYGADDAVGAGIVDEAVDAEHLTARAAELAGARAATVGPNLALIKRGLRAPLLDDLARPTPPGVF
- a CDS encoding amidohydrolase encodes the protein MSAVGAGFAAADDPIDAWLAEHGTDLIAWRREIHAHPELSRQEVRTTELVMSELTAAGLDPRRLPLGTGVVCDLGPVGEPRIALRADMDALPVTEHTGLPFTSAVEGASHSCGHDAHTAILIGVAKLLAAAEPLPVGVRLIFQAAEEVMPGGALDAIDAGVTGGLGRIFALHCDPRLPVGTVGLRSGPLTSAADHIDLQLHSAGGHTSRPHLTGDLIYAMGTVITGLPGVLSRRVDPRSGTVMVWGAANAGSAANAIPQEGRMRGTVRTGDHATWAELEPLVRSVVGELLAPLGVRYDLSYFRGVPPVVNDEIAVAMFERSVAAIGPNAVADTPQSPGGEDFSWYLEHVPGAMARLGVWDGFGPQVDLHAPNFDLDERALAIGVRALAGIVLNATSAAG
- a CDS encoding NAD(P)H-quinone dehydrogenase; the encoded protein is MTRIVIIGGGPAGYEAALAAAAYGADITVIDSDGIGGACVLWDCVPSKTFIASTGIRTEVRRAVDLGINIKTDDTSVTLPQIHQRVRDLAFAQSADIRSRLISEGVKLVAGSAMLDERQVGVSTHSVVATLADGTTERYDGDVVLLATGASPRVLPDARPDGERILTWRQLYDLEQLPEHLIVIGSGVTGAEFVHAYTELGVKVTLVSSRDRVLPHEDEDAALVLEDALAERGVELVKHARADKVERHGDSVTAHLADGSTVTGSHVLMTVGSVPNTTDLGLDRAGVTVGKGGYIEVDRVSRTSVAGIYAAGDCTGLFPLASVAAMQGRIAMYHALGEGVSPIKLKTVASAIFTRPEIATVGVSQNAIDTGEYPARTVMLPLATNPRAKMSGLRRGFVKIFCRPATGVVIGGVVVAPNASELILPIALAVQNKLTVGDLAQTFSVYPSLTGSITEAARQLVRHDDLD
- a CDS encoding pyridoxamine 5'-phosphate oxidase family protein, with the translated sequence MVDEAVRVLTTDEAWDLLGAAELGRIALSVDGQPDIFPVNFHATPDRVLLRTGEGTKLSELAVNSRVAFEADGYTDSDGWSVVAKGTARILVSLQEIEAADQLPLRPWIATMKYNYVEITVDSITARRFEFGPEPERYPV
- the glpD gene encoding glycerol-3-phosphate dehydrogenase; protein product: MNTEFNPDRPADMGPLYRAEAWRRFGEEQFDVVVIGGGVVGVGAALDAATRGLRVALVEARDIASGTSSRSSKMFHGGLRYLEQLEFGLVREALRERELSLRFLAPHLVKPLPFLYPLTQRVWERPYVGAGIFLYDRMGGAKSVPGQRHVTRSGALRAAPALKRSSLIGGIRYYDTVVDDARHSLTVARTAANYGAVIRTSTQVTGFLRESDRVLGVRVRDTENGDVTEIRAHCVINAAGVWTDEVQALSKQRGHFKVRASKGVHIVVPRDRIVSETAIILRTANSVLFVIPWETHWIIGTTDTDWNLDLAHPAATRADIDYILERVNEVLVTKLTHDDIEGVYAGLRPLLAGEDDETSKLSREHAVATVAPGLVSIAGGKYTTYRVMAADAVDACDDFIPTRVAPSITERVPLLGADGYFALINQCEHLGHRFGLHPYRIRRLLNRYGSLIDDVLYYADGDKSLLQPLAAAPQYLRVEVVYAAVDEAALHLEDVLARRTRIAIEYSHRGVDCADEVADLLAPLLGWTTEQRDFEVATYIARVEAEVASQQQPDDDSADALRAAAPEARAEILEPVPVPR
- a CDS encoding DNA-formamidopyrimidine glycosylase family protein, whose protein sequence is MPEGDTVFAAAARLRAGLAGRVLESTDFRIPSLATADLSGREVSAVRSVGKHLLIDIAESSPGTGDTVSIHSHLKMEGAWHVHPRGQRWRRPAYQARAVLRTADHEAVGFDLGVLELLADPDAALAYLGPDLLADDFDREEAIRRLASQPDETIGAALLDQRLIAGIGNVFRSEICFLRRVLPTRPVREVDLGPVVDLSRRLLWANRMRSARTTTGNTSPNARMWVYGRQGRLCRRCATPVKRGELESTGGERSIYWCPRCQI